A region from the Drosophila bipectinata strain 14024-0381.07 chromosome 3R, DbipHiC1v2, whole genome shotgun sequence genome encodes:
- the sas gene encoding putative epidermal cell surface receptor isoform X2, with product MQTCRRRKARGDPATISWRRMCLATLCGLLLLGIQIEHAASAPAGEDAAETTMPALDTTTDSPVAASPVTTTIASEQSTNISNNNSSSSTTTTTEAADSSTTSTTTTTEATNKSNAAEAEITTILPASSSIPEESSVRSTSIEPITSTEPTTTPRQETSVPEQPLIFSHTEPDQSHIQHIPLRDEHAENSGSDDSTTEMLKDQQLKQDREDQQNELNQISNEQDDVVKDLNNFRHPATLITASNSNSEENSESESDKQVETTTATAATSTGTPATSTETPATSSSTTTATSTTTEQNEREEDPYHVHILSENHDRLAEHEDYQMLSTSTEESSSTTTTTESGIVVSQENKATAEPSTATESTTTTTTTSTTTSGAATTSRARAMHMNEPENENEMATTIMPDSESGPVINIVEGQHWQQETESTSSTTEAGTTTSSSTDSSTTTTTTTTTEPSPFVAFAGEGRSAGGNDDVELFLHHNSNATHEQIMDLSDVNMEEDQNESSSSSTTTTTTTSSTTTTAQPETEMPKIVEITASGDTMQRECLANNKSYKHGEMMDRECDEKCTCNRGDWMCEPRCKGLSYPRGSQRSMANPNCREREVEEDSCCRVMECNDPLLEPTVVTSEGAAPSIVGKQEEVPATTTPSNEDEETATTTTATTVATSTTNKVPPMKKDEDKKSSSGAFYPTLDGKPPKSLGGLGIFEKPEKPEKGHKKVQHQQQHQQHQQQHHQQEQQQHQNDVIFDGDRPEEQEGPLPPNGGFVPFPFSHQHPHQQHLGPYGFYNPVKPVYEDYNPYEPYDINPNGTPQGKPPPVPTSQSDLFNILGADQPGHPGQQGHPGHPGHPGHQGQSQKDNHNLPSQVRIEQILQHLQQSVPGGPPHQQQQQPQQTLAPQPQHPGHYVPIVHSGVPPPPPAHGIAIVDGQPVAYESYPVIPGLGVPPSTLHHQQQHAATTQQHQQQAILPSSSTTSGLSTQASEHSLHQNQDKLAKQPPPPPPQSGVSSLQPDIEVHTLEAIDPKTIRIVFTVPQVYVNLHGRVELRYTNGPSNDTSTWEQQIFAPPEDLIATSQMEFDLPQLEPNSLYKVKITLILRDLNSQPTSSVYTVKTPPERTITPPPPFTDYRPDFQDIFKNVEDPELTVSETNASWLQLTWKKLPDEQMEYVDGVQLRYKELTGMIYSSSPLIHRTLTSYTIQNLQPDTGYEIGLYYIPLAGHGAELRAGHMIKVRTAPKVDVYGFDVTVNVTKVKTQSVEISWNGVPYPEDKFVHIYRAIYQSDAGKEDSSVFKVAKRDSTTGTLIMDLKPGTKYRLWLEMYLTNGNTKKSNVVNFITKPGGPSTPGKTGKLLTAGTDQPVGDYYGPLVVVSVIAALAIMSTLALLLIITRRRVHQTASITPPRKSDAAYDNPSYKVEIQQETMNL from the exons ATGCAGACGTGTAGAAGAAGAAAAGCCCGAGGCGACCCAGCCACGATCTCTTGGAGGAGAATGTGTTTGGCCACTCTCTGTGGATTGCTGCTGCTTGGCATTCAAATCGAGCATGCGGCGTCTGCGCCTGCAGGCGAGGATGCAGCAGAAACAACAATGCCAGCGTTGGATACAACAACAGACTCCCCAGTCGCAGCATCGCCAGTTACAACAACAATTGCCTCAGAACAAAGCAccaacatcagcaacaacaacagcagcagctccaccaccaccaccaccgagGCAGCGGATAGTTCAACGACTTCCACGACAACAACCACTGAAGCTACCAACAAATCGAATGCGGCCGAAGCTG agATAACAACCATCTTGCCAGCTTCAAGCAGCATTCCCGAGGAGTCCAGTGTACGGTCGACGAGCATTGAACCGATTACCTCCACGGAGCCCACTACAACTCCCCGCCAGGAGACCTCTGTGCCTGAGCAGCCACTGATCTTCTCCCACACGGAGCCGGATCAGAGTCACATCCAGCACATTCCACTGAGGGATGAGCACGCCGAGAATAGCGGCAGCGATGACAGCACCACGGAAATGCTGAAGGATCAGCAGCTGAAGCAGGATCGGGAGGATCAGCAGAACGAACTGAATCAGATTTCTAATGAACAGGACGATGTGGTCAAGGATCTGAATAATTTCCGGCATCCGGCCACTCTCATAACggccagcaatagcaacagcgAGGAGAACAGCGAAAGCGAAAGTGACAAACAAGTTGAGACAACAACAGCCACTGCAGCAACATCTACAGGTACTCCGGCAACTTCTACAgaaacaccagcaacatcGAGCAgtacaacaacagcaacaagcaCAACAACAGAGCAGAATGAACGAGAAGAAGATCCCTATCATGTGCATATACTGTCCGAGAATCATGATCGCCTGGCCGAACACGAAGATTATCAAATGCTCTCGACCAGCACCGAGGAATCGAGCTCGACAACAACGACCACAGAGTCCGGTATTGTTGTCAGCCAGGAGAACAAGGCAACGGCCGAGCCTTCGACTGCAACAGAGtcaacaacgacaacgacaacaactTCCACAACAACGTCTGGTGCGGCAACAACATCTCGAGCACGCGCCATGCATATGAATGAGccagaaaatgaaaatgaaatggcAACCACTATAATGCCGGACAGCGAATCGGGCCCAGTGATTAACATCGTTGAAGGACAGCACTGGCAGCAGGAGACCGAGTCCACCAGCTCCACCACTGAGGCTGGCACAACCACAAGTAGCAGCACcgacagcagcaccaccactaCCACGACCACAACCACTGAACCATCGCCATTTGTGGCTTTTGCGGGAGAGGGAAGGTCTGCGGGTGGCAATGACGATGTTGAGCTCTTCCTGCATCACAATTCCAACGCTACTCATGAGCAGATCATGGATCTCAGTGATGTTAACATGGAAGAGGATCAGAATGAGAGTAGCAgcagctccaccaccacaactaCGACGACATCATCCACTACGACAACTGCAcaaccggaaacggaaatgccCAAAATCGTAGAGATCACTGCCAGCGGGGATACCATGCAACGCGAGTGTCTGGCCAATAACAAGAGCTACAAG CACGGTGAGATGATGGATCGTGAGTGTGACGAGAAGTGCACTTGCAACCGTGGAGACTGGATGTGCGAGCCGCGCTGCAAGGGATTGAGTTATCCGCGTGGCAGCCAGCGCAGCATGGCGAATCCCAATTGCCGGGAGCGCgaggtggaggaggactcATGCTGTCGAGTGATGGAATGCAACGATCCTCTGCTAGAGCCCACGGTGGTAACATCGGAGGGTGCCGCACCATCGATTGTGGGAAAACAGGAAGAGGTTCCAGCTACCACGACACCATCCAACGAAGACGAAG aaacagcaacaacaacgacagcGACAACAGTAGCGACAAGTACAACTAACAAGGTCCCGCCAATGAAAAAGGACGAAGACAAGAAGTCCTCAAGTGGAGCATTCTATCCCACTCTCGATGGGAAGCCCCCGAAGTCCCTAGGTGGCCTCGGCATCTTTGAGAAGCCGGAGAAGCCCGAAAAGGGTCACAAGAAGgtgcaacatcagcaacaacaccagcaacatcaacagcaacatcatcagcaggagcagcagcaacatcaaaaCGATGTGATATTCGATGGAGATCGTCCGGAGGAGCAAGAAGGACCTCTGCCACCCAATGGCGGGTTTgttccatttccattcagCCACCAACATCCCCATCAGCAGCACCTTGGACCCTATGGTTTTTACAATCCTGTCAAGCCTGTCTACGAGGACTACAATCCCTATGAGCCCTATGACATTAATCCCAATGGAACCCCTCAGGGAAAACCGCCACCAGTGCCCACTAGTCAGTCggatttgtttaatattttgggCGCCGATCAGCCAGGACATCCTGGTCAGCAAGGTCACCCCGGGCATCCGGGACATCCTGGTCACCAAGGACAATCGCAAAAGGATAACCACAATTTACCCTCGCAAGTGAGAATCGAGCAGATATTGCAACACCTGCAGCAAAGTGTTCCAGGAGGACCTccccaccagcagcaacaacagccgcAGCAAACTCTGGCACCACAGCCTCAACATCCAGGACATTATGTGCCCATTGTGCACAGTGGAGTCCCGCCACCACCGCCAGCTCATGGTATTGCCATTGTGGATGGCCAGCCGGTGGCTTATGAGAGTTATCCAGTGATACCTGGACTGGGAGTACCACCATCCACGctgcaccaccagcagcagcatgcGGCTACCACgcaacagcaccagcagcaagCGATCCTGCCCAGCTCGAGCACCACGTCCGGCTTATCCACTCAGGCCAGTGAGCACAGCTTGCACCAGAATCAGGACAAACTGGCCAAGCAGCCACCGCCTCCACCGCCGCAGTCAG GTGTTAGTAGCCTGCAGCCTGACATTGAAGTCCACACCCTGGAGGCCATCGATCCCAAGACCATTCGTATCGTTTTCACAGTGCCTCAGGTTTACGTGAACCTTCATGGACGAGTGGAACTGCGTTACACGAACGGTCCCAGCAACGACACTTCCACCTGGGAGCAGCAGATCTTTGCCCCTCCCGAGGACCTCATTGCCACCTCCCAAATGGAATTTGATCTGCCCCAATTGGAGCCCAACTCCCTGTACAAGGTGAAAATCACTCTCATCCTCCGCGATCTGAACTCCCAGCCCACGAGTAGTGTTTACACCGTGAAAACGCCACCAGAGCGAACTATTACTCCGCCTCCACCGTTTACGGACTACAGGCCCGACTTCCAGGACATTTTCAAGAACGTGGAGGATCCGGAGCTGACGGTGAGCGAAACAAACGCCAGCTGGCTACAGCTTACCTGGAAGAAACTGCCCGACGAACAGATGGAGTACGTGGATGGCGTCCAGTTACGGTACAAGGAACTGACCGGCATGATCTACTCATCTTCTCCGCTGATTCACCGCACTCTGACCAGCTACACCATCCAGAATCTGCAACCGGATACGGGTTACGAGATCGGACTCTACTACATCCCACTGGCGGGTCACGGCGCAGAGCTGCGAGCCGGGCACATGATCAAGGTGCGAACGGCCCCGAAGGTCGATGTCTACGGCTTTGATGTGACCGTGAATGTCACTAAGGTCAAGACCCAGAGCGTGGAGATCTCTTGGAACGGAGTTCCCTATCCAGAGGATAAGTTTGTGCACATCTATCGGGCCATTTACCAGAGCGATGCTGGCAAGGAGGACTCCAGTGTCTTCAAGGTGGCCAAGCGAGACAGCACCACGGGCACTCTGATCATGGACCTGAAGCCGGGCACCAAGTACCGACTCTGGCTGGAGATGTATCTCACCAATGGAAACACCAAGAAGAGCAATGTGGTGAACTTCATCACCAAGCCAGGTGGTCCATCTACTCCCGGAAAGACTG gAAAACTCCTAACCGCGGGCACCGACCAACCCGTCGGCGATTACTACGGTCCCTTGGTGGTGGTTTCGGTGATCGCCGCCCTGGCCATCATGTCCACACTGGCCTTACTCCTGATCATCACCAGAAGGCGAGTGCACCAAACTGCCTCCATCACTCCTCCCCGCAAAAGCGATGCTGCCTACGATAATCCCTCTTACAAGGTGGAGATCCAACAGGAGACTATGA ATCTGTAA
- the sas gene encoding putative epidermal cell surface receptor isoform X3, with product MQTCRRRKARGDPATISWRRMCLATLCGLLLLGIQIEHAASAPAGEDAAETTMPALDTTTDSPVAASPVTTTIASEQSTNISNNNSSSSTTTTTEAADSSTTSTTTTTEATNKSNAAEAEITTILPASSSIPEESSVRSTSIEPITSTEPTTTPRQETSVPEQPLIFSHTEPDQSHIQHIPLRDEHAENSGSDDSTTEMLKDQQLKQDREDQQNELNQISNEQDDVVKDLNNFRHPATLITASNSNSEENSESESDKQVETTTATAATSTGTPATSTETPATSSSTTTATSTTTEQNEREEDPYHVHILSENHDRLAEHEDYQMLSTSTEESSSTTTTTESGIVVSQENKATAEPSTATESTTTTTTTSTTTSGAATTSRARAMHMNEPENENEMATTIMPDSESGPVINIVEGQHWQQETESTSSTTEAGTTTSSSTDSSTTTTTTTTTEPSPFVAFAGEGRSAGGNDDVELFLHHNSNATHEQIMDLSDVNMEEDQNESSSSSTTTTTTTSSTTTTAQPETEMPKIVEITASGDTMQRECLANNKSYKHGEMMDRECDEKCTCNRGDWMCEPRCKGLSYPRGSQRSMANPNCREREVEEDSCCRVMECNDPLLEPTVVTSEGAAPSIVGKQEEVPATTTPSNEDEATPKTRTDCHYKGGVYKFRERLEIGCEQICHCDDGGIMDCRPRCPERNHTRADKCVYVKDPKDVCCQLELCDVTLDDHEQQQPALQSNNSEDPEEQLHPENIYGFQEQARDAGGAAQTCTFKGSEYEVGQQFRDGCDQLCLCNEQGIHCAKLECPSNFGLDVQDPHCIRWEPVPADFKPSPPNCCPESMRCVDNGTCTYQGVQIDNWSPIPANLTGCDQHCYCENGRVECRAACPPVPALPPADLPCHPALARLLPIPDDECCKHWTCAPQTPKTGGEEKEEEEPASQLPENGVSSLQPDIEVHTLEAIDPKTIRIVFTVPQVYVNLHGRVELRYTNGPSNDTSTWEQQIFAPPEDLIATSQMEFDLPQLEPNSLYKVKITLILRDLNSQPTSSVYTVKTPPERTITPPPPFTDYRPDFQDIFKNVEDPELTVSETNASWLQLTWKKLPDEQMEYVDGVQLRYKELTGMIYSSSPLIHRTLTSYTIQNLQPDTGYEIGLYYIPLAGHGAELRAGHMIKVRTAPKVDVYGFDVTVNVTKVKTQSVEISWNGVPYPEDKFVHIYRAIYQSDAGKEDSSVFKVAKRDSTTGTLIMDLKPGTKYRLWLEMYLTNGNTKKSNVVNFITKPGGPSTPGKTGKLLTAGTDQPVGDYYGPLVVVSVIAALAIMSTLALLLIITRRRVHQTASITPPRKSDAAYDNPSYKVEIQQETMNL from the exons ATGCAGACGTGTAGAAGAAGAAAAGCCCGAGGCGACCCAGCCACGATCTCTTGGAGGAGAATGTGTTTGGCCACTCTCTGTGGATTGCTGCTGCTTGGCATTCAAATCGAGCATGCGGCGTCTGCGCCTGCAGGCGAGGATGCAGCAGAAACAACAATGCCAGCGTTGGATACAACAACAGACTCCCCAGTCGCAGCATCGCCAGTTACAACAACAATTGCCTCAGAACAAAGCAccaacatcagcaacaacaacagcagcagctccaccaccaccaccaccgagGCAGCGGATAGTTCAACGACTTCCACGACAACAACCACTGAAGCTACCAACAAATCGAATGCGGCCGAAGCTG agATAACAACCATCTTGCCAGCTTCAAGCAGCATTCCCGAGGAGTCCAGTGTACGGTCGACGAGCATTGAACCGATTACCTCCACGGAGCCCACTACAACTCCCCGCCAGGAGACCTCTGTGCCTGAGCAGCCACTGATCTTCTCCCACACGGAGCCGGATCAGAGTCACATCCAGCACATTCCACTGAGGGATGAGCACGCCGAGAATAGCGGCAGCGATGACAGCACCACGGAAATGCTGAAGGATCAGCAGCTGAAGCAGGATCGGGAGGATCAGCAGAACGAACTGAATCAGATTTCTAATGAACAGGACGATGTGGTCAAGGATCTGAATAATTTCCGGCATCCGGCCACTCTCATAACggccagcaatagcaacagcgAGGAGAACAGCGAAAGCGAAAGTGACAAACAAGTTGAGACAACAACAGCCACTGCAGCAACATCTACAGGTACTCCGGCAACTTCTACAgaaacaccagcaacatcGAGCAgtacaacaacagcaacaagcaCAACAACAGAGCAGAATGAACGAGAAGAAGATCCCTATCATGTGCATATACTGTCCGAGAATCATGATCGCCTGGCCGAACACGAAGATTATCAAATGCTCTCGACCAGCACCGAGGAATCGAGCTCGACAACAACGACCACAGAGTCCGGTATTGTTGTCAGCCAGGAGAACAAGGCAACGGCCGAGCCTTCGACTGCAACAGAGtcaacaacgacaacgacaacaactTCCACAACAACGTCTGGTGCGGCAACAACATCTCGAGCACGCGCCATGCATATGAATGAGccagaaaatgaaaatgaaatggcAACCACTATAATGCCGGACAGCGAATCGGGCCCAGTGATTAACATCGTTGAAGGACAGCACTGGCAGCAGGAGACCGAGTCCACCAGCTCCACCACTGAGGCTGGCACAACCACAAGTAGCAGCACcgacagcagcaccaccactaCCACGACCACAACCACTGAACCATCGCCATTTGTGGCTTTTGCGGGAGAGGGAAGGTCTGCGGGTGGCAATGACGATGTTGAGCTCTTCCTGCATCACAATTCCAACGCTACTCATGAGCAGATCATGGATCTCAGTGATGTTAACATGGAAGAGGATCAGAATGAGAGTAGCAgcagctccaccaccacaactaCGACGACATCATCCACTACGACAACTGCAcaaccggaaacggaaatgccCAAAATCGTAGAGATCACTGCCAGCGGGGATACCATGCAACGCGAGTGTCTGGCCAATAACAAGAGCTACAAG CACGGTGAGATGATGGATCGTGAGTGTGACGAGAAGTGCACTTGCAACCGTGGAGACTGGATGTGCGAGCCGCGCTGCAAGGGATTGAGTTATCCGCGTGGCAGCCAGCGCAGCATGGCGAATCCCAATTGCCGGGAGCGCgaggtggaggaggactcATGCTGTCGAGTGATGGAATGCAACGATCCTCTGCTAGAGCCCACGGTGGTAACATCGGAGGGTGCCGCACCATCGATTGTGGGAAAACAGGAAGAGGTTCCAGCTACCACGACACCATCCAACGAAGACGAAG CCACGCCCAAGACGCGCACCGATTGCCACTACAAGGGAGGAGTATACAAGTTCCGGGAGCGTCTGGAGATCGGCTGCGAACAGATCTGCCACTGTGATGATGGTGGCATCATGGACTGCCGACCCAGGTGCCCGGAGAGGAATCATACGCGTGCGGACAAGTGTGTCTATGTAAAGGATCCCAAGGATGTGTGCTGCCAGTTGGAGTTGTGCGATGTCACCTTAGATGATCAcgaacagcagcagccggcGCTGCagagcaacaacagcgaaGACCCAGAGGAGCAGCTGCATCCAGAGAACATCTATGGATTCCAAGAGCAGGCTCGAGATGCGGGTGGTGCTGCCCAGACTTGCACCTTCAAGGGATCAGAATACGAGGTGGGCCAGCAGTTCCGCGATGGCTGCGATCAGTTGTGCCTCTGCAACGAGCAGGGCATCCATTGTGCCAAGCTCGAGTGCCCCTCGAACTTTGGTCTGGATGTCCAGGATCCGCACTGCATTCGCTGGGAGCCTGTGCCGGCGGATTTCAAGCCCAGTCCGCCAAACTGCTGTCCGGAGAGCATGCGGTGTGTGGACAACGGCACCTGCACCTACCAGGGCGTGCAGATCGACAACTGGTCGCCGATTCCCGCCAACCTGACAG GCTGCGATCAACACTGCTACTGCGAAAATGGTCGCGTGGAGTGCAGGGCGGCTTGTCCCCCGGTTCCGGCTCTGCCTCCAGCGGATCTGCCCTGCCATCCGGCCTTGGCCCGCCTGCTGCCCATTCCCGATGATGAGTGCTGCAAGCACTGGACCTGTGCCCCACAAACCCCGAAGACCGGCGGAGAAgaaaaggaggaggaggagccggCATCCCAGCTCCCTGAAAATG GTGTTAGTAGCCTGCAGCCTGACATTGAAGTCCACACCCTGGAGGCCATCGATCCCAAGACCATTCGTATCGTTTTCACAGTGCCTCAGGTTTACGTGAACCTTCATGGACGAGTGGAACTGCGTTACACGAACGGTCCCAGCAACGACACTTCCACCTGGGAGCAGCAGATCTTTGCCCCTCCCGAGGACCTCATTGCCACCTCCCAAATGGAATTTGATCTGCCCCAATTGGAGCCCAACTCCCTGTACAAGGTGAAAATCACTCTCATCCTCCGCGATCTGAACTCCCAGCCCACGAGTAGTGTTTACACCGTGAAAACGCCACCAGAGCGAACTATTACTCCGCCTCCACCGTTTACGGACTACAGGCCCGACTTCCAGGACATTTTCAAGAACGTGGAGGATCCGGAGCTGACGGTGAGCGAAACAAACGCCAGCTGGCTACAGCTTACCTGGAAGAAACTGCCCGACGAACAGATGGAGTACGTGGATGGCGTCCAGTTACGGTACAAGGAACTGACCGGCATGATCTACTCATCTTCTCCGCTGATTCACCGCACTCTGACCAGCTACACCATCCAGAATCTGCAACCGGATACGGGTTACGAGATCGGACTCTACTACATCCCACTGGCGGGTCACGGCGCAGAGCTGCGAGCCGGGCACATGATCAAGGTGCGAACGGCCCCGAAGGTCGATGTCTACGGCTTTGATGTGACCGTGAATGTCACTAAGGTCAAGACCCAGAGCGTGGAGATCTCTTGGAACGGAGTTCCCTATCCAGAGGATAAGTTTGTGCACATCTATCGGGCCATTTACCAGAGCGATGCTGGCAAGGAGGACTCCAGTGTCTTCAAGGTGGCCAAGCGAGACAGCACCACGGGCACTCTGATCATGGACCTGAAGCCGGGCACCAAGTACCGACTCTGGCTGGAGATGTATCTCACCAATGGAAACACCAAGAAGAGCAATGTGGTGAACTTCATCACCAAGCCAGGTGGTCCATCTACTCCCGGAAAGACTG gAAAACTCCTAACCGCGGGCACCGACCAACCCGTCGGCGATTACTACGGTCCCTTGGTGGTGGTTTCGGTGATCGCCGCCCTGGCCATCATGTCCACACTGGCCTTACTCCTGATCATCACCAGAAGGCGAGTGCACCAAACTGCCTCCATCACTCCTCCCCGCAAAAGCGATGCTGCCTACGATAATCCCTCTTACAAGGTGGAGATCCAACAGGAGACTATGA ATCTGTAA